TGGCACCGAAGTCAGGTAAAGAGCTACGCGGTGATATCTCCCAGCAATATTCAGTATTAAAAGAGAAGCAAGATGAGTTACAGCAAAGATTACTTGGAAAACAGCAAGAATTTGAGCAAGAACTACAAGAAACAGCCGAGGAATTTAAAACAAAAATTAAAGACGAAGCAGAAGAGCTGATCAACCGTATTTGTGAAGAGTATGAAAACTCACCCTTCAAGGAAGTTACAGAAGCTCCTGCACCATCCACATCCGTAAAGCCCAGTATTGAAGAGAAATAACTCCTTCAGACTGGCAATCATAAAAAAGGTGACGAGAAAGTCGACTTGTACGACTTCCCCGTCACCTTTTTTGGCTTAACCGATACTGCCTTCCATCTCGAATTTGATTAATTTTGCTCGAAATGGCACGAACTTATTAACAACAAATCCGGTCAACCATTTGATATAAAGCCATTTCTTCAAATGGTTTAAAGTGGATTATAATTTCAACTTGGCACGGTGAAGACACGGAGATTCAATTAAAAAATCCATTATAATATTTCTAGATTATGTGATGATAAAAGGCATATCCTAACAAAAATAGGTATGCCTGCTTTTATAAGTTATACACCTAAAAGTGAAATCAATTCATTTCTTTTTTTTTCTAATTCTTCATAAGTTTTTAAATCCGATTTAATTACATTTTCAACATATTGTACAATAATTCCTGTCAATTTAAACATCTCTCTTTTTATTTCATTAAAAGAACTATATAAATCAAATATGTTTTTTCCATTATGAACAATTTCAGTTCTTTTGTTCTCAGATAAATCGGTTAAGTATTTTGCTCGTTCGTGATAATCTGACTTAGATTTTGAGATGAAGGGGAGTATTTTGGTTTTTACTTTCTTAAATTGAATGTAATCTGGACTAGCTAACATTTCTAAGGTGCTCACTAAATATATAAAAGCTGTATTTAAATTATGCATATACATTGCTTCTGAAATCCGGTGTAAAGCATTTCTACAAGTATTATATATAATATCAGTTCTATCACTAAATAGGCATTTGTATAAAGGATCACTATGTATTGATAATGAGGGTTCTAATAAGGGATTTAATCCAATACCATCTCTAATCATGAAGGAAACTTTTCCGTTTACTATAGAAATTTTTCCTGTATGTGGATTACTTTGAAAAATAGTTCGAAACCCATCTATACTAATTCCCGCAATACCTGGGAGCGTTTCATAGTTCCCGATTTGACATTCATTTATTCTAAAGATATCTAGGGATTTATTTGCCTTATCAGATAAACGATTTACTAATAAAAAAGATTCCTCAATGCTAGAAACCTCAATAAATTCGTCTTGAAGAATTATGAATGAAGAATTTATAGCAATATGTGGATGTGATTTTTTAATAGATTCTATATAAATGTAAATATCATTGAATTCTTCTTCAGTTAAAGTATCCGTTGAAACTTCCTCATATCCTTTTTGTAAAAATTCAAAACTAGGACTATAAATAAAATCACCTAATTTAAATGCTAATTCAATATAAAAATTTGACACAGGAACTATGTACTTAGTTTTATTCATAGACTGAATATCTCCTTTTTACTGATACTGATACAGCACCCTCTAAGAAATAACAGGAAGGTGCTGCTTTGTTATTTGTATGTTAGATGAACATTTGTTGAATAACGACTTGCTTTTGTTGTTGTAGTTGCAATAATTTTTCTTCATTAACTTGAATATTTATATGGCTTTAGCCATTAGAGGTTAAATTCTTGCTCAAGGTTTCATTCAATAATTTCCGTAAAAGAGATTCGTCAACAACTGATTGAATCATCGCTTTCATGTAATAATGACGATCAATTTTTTGAAAATCCCAATCGTATCCCTGACTGCGTGCAATCTCACGAATGACTAAACGAATCGTTCGGCCATTCCCTTCTCGGAAAGGATGAATCATATTAAGTTCTGACTTATAATAAGCTAATCTTTCAGACGCTTGCTCTATCGACTTCCAAACAGATTCCCCTTGCAATTGAAGAATTAATTCATATAAATTTGATTCAATAAACTCTACCTGACAAAATCGTGTTTGTCCCTTCATCAATTGAACATCTCGAATTTTACCTGCAAATGGATAAGCATCTTGAAACAGAAAATAATGCAATCGCTTTAGCGTATCAATTGAAAGAGGGTGCAACCAAACAAAACCTTTACTTTCTAATTGTGAAGCACGTATAGAAAAAGCAACTGCTTCCAGTTGCTCTAATTCATCATACGAGGTAGCTCCAAAGAAATTATGTTTTAATAAATATGCATCTTGATTTTCAGGATTATATTTCCCCATCCGCAACAATCCTTTGAATGAGTTTTGGCGTAATTATTTCATTGCGGTTTACGACTTCGATAACTTTTCTTTGAAGTTCTATGGTGAGAGTCATATTTTCTAAACG
Above is a genomic segment from Rubeoparvulum massiliense containing:
- a CDS encoding YtxH domain-containing protein, which gives rise to MSDDRIESKDFFLGALIGGVIGATAALLLAPKSGKELRGDISQQYSVLKEKQDELQQRLLGKQQEFEQELQETAEEFKTKIKDEAEELINRICEEYENSPFKEVTEAPAPSTSVKPSIEEK
- a CDS encoding Fic/DOC family protein codes for the protein MGKYNPENQDAYLLKHNFFGATSYDELEQLEAVAFSIRASQLESKGFVWLHPLSIDTLKRLHYFLFQDAYPFAGKIRDVQLMKGQTRFCQVEFIESNLYELILQLQGESVWKSIEQASERLAYYKSELNMIHPFREGNGRTIRLVIREIARSQGYDWDFQKIDRHYYMKAMIQSVVDESLLRKLLNETLSKNLTSNG
- a CDS encoding Zn-dependent hydrolase; this translates as MVKLSVGSKEFQQVLHNLRLENMTLTIELQRKVIEVVNRNEIITPKLIQRIVADGEI